In Brachypodium distachyon strain Bd21 chromosome 5, Brachypodium_distachyon_v3.0, whole genome shotgun sequence, the genomic window TAAGCTTTTGGATCAACATCCaaccatcatcatcttcaatCCACTGCATCTACCCCATCCGTCCTGGTTTATAAAGCATGTACTTAATTTCGTGCCAaattgtatgtagattatatgttacaaattttatatcattGAAAGGTatttgaaatacgaatccaatgatataattttcgTAACACATAaatctcaaatcattagtTTAATTGTTGATCAAAGTAAACTTTGAATTGCGTAAAAGATTATGAGCTTCTCGAGATTATTAAGATCGACTTGCATTTGACTTGCGTTACCACCGCACTTCGCTCGACACAAACTGCTCCATCTTCCCAAGAATATCTCGTTCAAGATTCCCTGCTTTTATTATTCCATCTTCCCCGAACGTGCCGCCGAACCCAAGTATACAAAAAGAGCTCCATTGGCACTTTCCCATCCATCCAGAGAAAACACATCTCGCCCAATCGCCCATAGCCGAAACCAACAAGAAGCCCCCCAATGGTCAACATGGCGGCCGCAGCccccatccgccgccgccgccgccgcttcctcctcctcctgctcctcctcagcCTCACCAGCTCCACCTCGACGGCGCCCTACGACCCGCCCACGGTGCCGGAGCTCATGGACCGGTTCGGCCTCCCGCGCGCGCTCCTCCCGGACACGGCCCGGCGGTACCTCCTCCACGACGACGGCTCCTTCGAGctcttcctcgacgacggcTGCGAGGTCGAGGTCGCTGGCTACAGCGTCCTCTACGGCATCAAGCTCTCCGGAGCCGTGGCGCCCGGGTCGGTCACGGGTCTCGAGGGCGTCCGCGTCCGCGTGCTGTTCGTCTGGGTGCCCGTCACGGgcgtcgaggtcggcggcggggtcgtGACCCTCCGCGTTGGCCCCGTCAGGAAGTCGTTCCCGGTCGTCGGATTCAAGGCCAGCCCCCGGTGCTCCACCACCGgctccgccatggccgccgccgccgccgatgtaGTAGTCTAGTTTCGATGTAGCCTAGTTAGTTGAGGATCTTACGCCACGCTTTGTGTACACTTGTACTTGTATCGCATTGGATGattggaggaagaaggaatacCGAATACGCATAGTACTATTGGCATATACATCTACATAATATATGATGGTATTTCCATAAATTGACAAGAGACAGTACAGCGCCGTCGCGCGTACTTGCAGAAACCTGACCACAAGCCTGCATCTGCAGGCAACCATTTGCTGTTTCTTCATACTGTGCACACAGCCATACAGGCATTGCTTGCCGTGAACTTGACAAAACACTAGTCACCAGCAGTCGAATGAGATGTTTCGTCACACGAATAGAAATTTCTCGCAAAAGAAAGAATAATATTCCGTATTAGGACCAAAAGGGCGAAGCTATACAACCACCACGAATCAGGAAAAAAACAGGACAAGCCTAGCTTGATACCAGGAAAAAGTTTCTGAAAGATCACCATGGATGAAGATCTCGCAAGATGAACGAAAACCATCTGGAGCGGTACTTGCTAAAAGGAAAGGAATTCATCAACCATATCAACCCAACGTTCAAACGGCATAACAAAAATCATAACGCCGTGACGCCGTCTGTGGGACTCGAACCCACGACCACATGGTTAAAAGCCATGCGCTCTACCAACTGAGCTAAGACGGCCTAGACAAAAATGTACCTTCTACGTAATTCTTGACGGCGTCTGACCCAGGCGTCAAACCACATATGACACACGATAGTCGAAACAAATTTGATCATGGTTTGCAGCTGCATTGTCCGAAAAAAGAAGTTTCCAGCTGCAACTGCAGCGAGAGGTATAATGAGGATTCTTGCatatgagaaaagaaaaatgattaAATGTTACCAGTACACTACATAAAGAACGGACGGGACGGTTCAAAATGGTTGCCCTTCTACTTCTACATCTACAGATCTCTACTTGCTACTATTTACACCCACCGAATAATGCTGGCTGCTCACTGCTGCCGATGAACACTGTCACCTGAAATATTCACTAAAACAGGTTGCTGCCTTATCCGGGATAGGAGGACGGAGACCTCCTGTGTGGCGATATCCATCCTCTCGTCTGATTTGGCTGCTTCCCTCACCAGAGCTGATACCATGGACTGCAATGCTTTCACCCGCTTGGATGCTCCACCATGATCAGGAATGCCGCTCAAGGACTTGGGAGGTCGTGACTGGGTTCTGCGCCATCGGACAGGAAGGTAATGGTCTGGAATCTGAAGGTAGTTCAGAGATGTGAGCACATGAAGGGCATGCCGGCACAGGATCCCTGATGACTCGAACAGTTGGCAACTGCAAGAAACTAGCTCCTCACTTTGGTTCCATGTGACACTGCACCCGCCTTCTGTCTTGGTACAGTGGCGGACAAGAAAAGCATTCCCTTCCAAGTGGAAGGATGCATAATGAGCAGCCGCAACAAGCTCATCATGTAGCTTAGAGAATGCAAACGGGGTGAGAACAGCAGCAGCGTGGCCTTCCATTGGAACTGCCGTCTTGAAGCTTATGTTTTGCAGATTTTCTTGCATTATTTGTTGCCCTACAGCTTGGTCTTTGTCGTCAACAACTATTGCAACCTAGGTAAAACATGAACAGCAAACTAGATTACTCCTTTTAGGTTTTTACTTTACAAAGTTAGCATGCAGAGAAGTAATAGGATACAGCCAACTGGAGCAGTAACGGCTAGTGAATGGGAGTCACAATTAATATTTCTTTTAGAAAAGAGGGATCTGATCAGCATACAAAAAACTTGGCATTTGGTAAACATAAGATGAAATGCTCACCTGCTCAACAAAATGGGATATGCGTGTCTGGGCACTCATGAACTGCTGAACGAATGCATTTATTGACTTTGAAAATTCTGGGATAGCAGTCAAGCCTGCCGAAAAATACCCTCTCAAATATGGCAGTGCCCAGTGTTTCCGTGATGCAAACAGAGTAGCAATGTGCCTATCGCCATGTAATCCATAGCAGTTCACCATGTCACTCCACCCAAGGTCGAAGTCAATCGTGTTTTCCATGTTGTACAGCCTATAGAATTCATTCTTCCAGTCATTATAGCGTTTGCCTAGAACTGAATTAAACCAAGATGGAAACCGAGCTGCAATAAGCCATATGGAGAGGGCATGCTTTGTGTTTGGTAGCTCCTTTTCAACTGCCTCTTTGAGATACACATTTTGATCAGTCATTATTGTCTGAGGGGCTTTTCTGTTCATGAAGTTCAGAAATACCTGTCAACAAGAAAGACTTCCTAAGAGGATGGTTGGAAAGAGGAGTCTGAGTTCACAGTCAAGATTTACCTGTAATGCCCATGCAAAGGAATGCACACTTTCCTCCCTCAGAAGCGCACAACCAAAGAAGCAAGGCATCCCATAATTGTTCAATCCAATCCAAATCCCCAGTGCCATATCCAGAGCAGTTAACCGATGATTGGTATCAAATATAACAGCATCACCAAATATCTCGTAAGACTGGATCGACGATGCGTACGACCAGGCAATATGCTCAAGGCGATCGTTCATTTTGGTGAAGTCATACATGAAATTGGGATCATTCTCCTTCAAAATTCTGCACATTCTAAGCAAGTCGATACTCTCCTCCTGGTCGAACCTTCTGAAAGAAAGTATGAGGTTACTCACATCCTTCTCGGTGAAAGGGAGGCTCCCCGGCTCGACACACTTCTCCAGCTCCATTATCCTCATCATCTGCTGCACAGAGATCCCAGATTTCGCAAACATCAAGATCCGGCCTCTATCCGAGTCTGAAATGACGCGGTACGCCGGGAGAAACCTCACTTGGTCCTGCGGCAGGAGCTCATGGTTGTGGTGGTTGGAGAACCCGGTGACCCGCCACTCCGGAGCCCCCGCGCCAGCGTCCCTGCCGATGCGCAGGTACGCTTGGCACCCGCAACGAGAGGACTTCCTGTTCCTCTGTGGCTTGGCGCCGTCGCTGAAGGGCTTCGCCGGCGTGTTCCCGGCGCGGTGGCACACGAAGTACCGCCGGGTGATCCCCTTGCCCACGCCGTCCTTTCCCTCCGTCCGATGCCGCCGGATCGAGAACCCGCACTGCTTCGCGAACCCGCTGTAGAACTCGTACGCCTCGTCGTGCGTCAGGAACCGCTGCCCAATGTACGGGGCGGAatcgtccgccgccgctgtctcCAGCGAGAGACTCGTCTTGTTGGGGGattcctcgtcctcctcctccccgctgCTGGTTCCCTCCATGGAGGAGGACACGCGCTGCTCTAGAGGATCGCCGCACTCCAGTAGAAATGCGGATTTTGCGGGCATCTGGCCAGAGGAGGAAAATTACGACGATGAAGGCGTAGACTGACAGGGGATTTCTGTGATGACGAAGGGGGCAGGGCATACCAACGCGCTAGGGCAGAGGTCTTAGGTGGTGCCTCCGGCGACGGCCGGAGGAGTCTCCGGCGACTGGAGCTGCGGCGCATACAAGTTGAATCTACCACAAGCGAAGTCACCGAAGTGTcgagatcttttttttttaaggaaaaggCCAACTTTATTCAATTCTCGTCTGTAAAGGAATACAGGCAATATCCCGGACATCTAAAAACCGATGCATTTCACCCAAATCTGGCAAGCAAGACCTATTGTGCGGGATAGTGGAACCCGGCCACTTGTGGGTCGTATGGAAAAAAAAGCCCTATGGTGTGTACTTTTCTTTGGGCCCGGATCATTTCAATCCAAAAACCACGAGCACCCAAGCGGCCAAGCCCATAAGGTGCATGCAGGCCTTGCAACGATGCTAGGCCTGGTTTGGATCCAATAAATTATAAACCTACCATCTTTGTTTTTGGAAGTCGGGTCTGTCTTGAGTATTGACGCACATGACTTTTCCCATTTTCTTTTCGGGGAATTTTTTGTTGGGAACGCACATGGAAAAGGAATTGACTGCGACTACGCACGGAACTACGTAGTGCAATTCCAAATTCCTCTGTACCAGACAGGGAGATGTGTGGCGTAGGCGCGTAGCCTCTAGATCCGTGAGCCCGTGAGAATCGCACTACCACGTGTAAtcccttttttttgaaatttagaATACATTCCAATTTCTAATCGGGCTAATCAAAACACTAACCTCTCTGCCGGTCTGCCCTATCGTTTTTTTCGATCTTGATGCTTGAAGGACGTGCTACGTGCTTAGCACGAGAACACGTGAAATATTTAGCTTATCCCGTGAAATGTTTAGCTTATCATATCTGATCAAAGGATCAAAGCCTCAGGATATAGCGTAAACAACATGATTATTTGGCAGCTCGATAACAAACTCTAACAATGCACGACAACTTCAAATCTAATGGAGTAGTAGAATATTTGATTTTATACTCTTGTAAATATTAAGATTATCGTTCGCAAAAAACAATCAAGCTTATCGGCTGATTTTTTTGGGCGTATCTATTCAACTGACGACCAAACAAATGTCTCAAACATACTTTTCTGTTTGTTGAAAAAACAACATGATTATTTGGCATCTCGATAACAAATTCTAACAATGCAAGAAAAATTCAAATCTAATTGACTAGCAGAAGATTTGATTTTATACTCTTGTAAATATTAAGCTTATCGGCTGATTTTTTTGGGCTTATCTATTCAACTGACGACCAAGGCCTTGGGTCGGCTTCAAACAAATGTCCCAAACATACTTTTCTGTTTGTTGACAAAACAGCCAAGGAACGTTTTTTAAGGGAAAAACGGCAtgttttttagagaaaaagaCGGCATGTTTTTTATTGCAGATAGACACAATTGAGAAAATCTCAATCGGTTAGTACATTCACAAACCAGATAGAAAAGAGACCAGAAAAAACAGGAAATTTTAGAAAACCATACTGTGTGTATAGGTTTTTCACAGAACCACGGTTGTCGTCACTTGTTTCACCGAACCACCATTTTCGGACGGAAGTTCTCATGGAACCCAAATCCGCTAGATTAAGCCATTCGACAATGTTTCTAATAGATGGGGCCCGCGTGTCATATGACACGTGGCCAGGTTGAGCCGTTTTCTTTGCCACGTTGGATCTAGACTTGACCGGCCCGTTAAGGCGTGTGGGCCGCCTCGGGAATTGGGTTAAGGGAAAGGGTATAACTCATTGTTTTGACCTATCTAGGTTGTTTCTTTCGTGTTTTTCGTGTCGGGTCTTGCCGGGCCCGACCCATCATTTTTCGTGCCATGCATGCTCAAGCTAGCCCACGTGCCTAGAATGGAAAAAAGAGCTCGACCCACCACGTGCTTCGTGCTTCGCCCGGCCCAAAATTTTCCGTGTGGTGCAGTGCTTTGGGCCGGGTTTTTTTTCCGTGCTTCGGGCCAGCCCAAAAAAGTACATTAGGTTCAACGATTTTATGTTCCCATCTTTTTAGATGGTACCTCGTGTGGCTATTTCTTAAGACCTGGATTGATCTCATCGGTTTTAAATGATGTATCTAGAGACTCAACTTAAATAAAACTCCAAAGGACCATGATGCAATTTTTAGTTCCggagaaaagtatattttttttgttctgcaAATTCTCTGGGTTTACCAATTGGATGAGCTAGGTGATTCCCCACGCGTTGCCGCAGAAAATTCTGTTTGCACATCTGGACATAATGTTAGGAACAGACTATAATAATATAATCCAATACAGAATAAATATGAATAATATAGGACGAAATGACTCCATCATCCAAACAACATAACATGGAGCAATTTTGATATACATGGACATTAACAACTTTGAGGAAATCGGAAAAGAGAAGCTTTAGGAACTTGGATATTTGCAGTTCTTATAAAGAACtacatacatatcatgaaaatatggaTACTTGGTGAAATATTTACATACATCTCGAAGGTGAAAAGTCTTAAAAGATAAAACGTTGAATCGTAGGGAGCCGGCAAAATGAATTGCTTGTAGACTAAAACAGATGATGCGGATcgtgatgtggatactttgcaTTTGAAACTTGCAACAAAATCCATTTTAGTGAGgttcaactttatagatattATATTTGCTGAAATATTTACATACAACGTGAAGGTAAAAACTCCTAGAAGATAAAAGGTTGAGTCATAGGGCCCACCAAAATGAATTACTTGTGGGTtacaacacatgatgtggTTGTTGATGTGGATGGTAATGTGAACACTTTGCATGTGGAGtttgcaaacattaaatgcATTTTAGTGgtgatcaactttatagatattatagatactccctccgtccaacaaaggatgtcgcaactttgactaaatttgaatgcgtttatacactaagtcatgtctagatacatccaaattttgacaaacttgagacatcttttattgaacggagggagtaaatgtGGGTCGTTGATCATTTTTTAACCAAATCAGCGTCCACAGACATATTTGCACAACACATACATTTGGCGGCGTGCAATACTACTGCAGACGCCAACTTCAAAAGACCTTGTCGAAGCTTTTAGTGCACCGAAGATCCCTCTAACAGCTACTCCCTCTtatcttaaattcttgactcaaatttgctcaaagcgtctagatacatgtaatatttcgacaacaatttagaatcggtaggatcagagggagtagatcagATCCATCGACCGTAAATGCTCAGACAGGGCAAACACTTGTGCAGATCATCCCAGAGTCGTTGGCCTTCCGAAATGGCCCCCTTGTCACATGGACGCACAATGACACATTGACACAACCATCTGCATGTGGCATGTGCCACCGAACGTCTACACTTCCACGCACGTACGTATGGCTGCACCGGGGAGATCAGATCACGCATGCAGCTAGTCTGGCACTCTGGCTCCATGCGCATGACATTGGTGTGTGCAACTGCAAACCAAACCAGAACAGCCAAATTATCCATGTAGCTAGCTTCAGCCTTCGGCCTTCAGGTCGTTGCATATTGGTATTGCAACCGCACATGGCCACGGCACGTCGTACCAAAAGGTCCATACCAAAACAAGACGTATTCGCCTCCATTCCGAGTGAGGGTTGCTTCGGTACAATCCCTGAAACACTTTAAACCGTGGAGTATtttatatacggagtacttcaGTGACAAGAtgtcgctgccgccgtccgGTGCGCCTTCATGTCAACAAGTGTTTTCTGCTGCGGCCTTGTCTGAGGGAGAACCAGCCAGAGGTAGACGCCGTTGTTCCGCCGGGACCGCTTGATCCTTGAACATCTCTAGCTCTCCTGGATGCATCGCTTCGCGGCGAATCATGGTTACGTCTGCTTGCATGTAGGTTGATTTCTAGTTTGTCCATTAAAATCGATCAAATCAAGCAcacctttcaaaaaataaaaataaaagggaCTGGCTAGGGCTCAGTCGGCTGAGAAAACCACATTTATCAGTCGACCGGCCTGGGTACGTGCATGGGTGTGTATGTCTTCTCGGTGTTTTGGAGTTTGAGATCACAATGAAAAGCGTTCGTCATTATAGTAACATTAATTCAGTCTGCACTTATATGGTTCTCATGTGTATTGCTACAAATTTTAAAACATGTATATTGTTACAAATTTTTAAACGGTGCTAAAAACTTGAAGTGAAAAATTACTGATCCTGACGAAAACACACTTAACAGCACAACGAACGCCatggagaaaggaaaaaaggcaacaaaaataatagcAATCAAgtttaaaaattgcaggtaaaACTTTATGCACGATTTTAAAATTGCAAGTGAAActttatgcgcgattctaaaaattgcaggtaaaACTTTATGCACGATTCtgaaaattgcaggtgaagtTTTATGCATGATTCTGAAATTGCAGCTGAAAGTTTATGCGCgactaaaaattgcaggtgaaaattTACATGCGGTtgtaaaaattgcaggtgctCGCAAAGGTAGAGTATGCGTTCGTACATTTATAGGGGTGAGTTTGCATGTTTGTGCGCGTATGCGTTTCTGAAAACCAATCCTTGAAACAACATCTATCGAAAATAAGTAGTTTTGTGTATTTCTAGAAACGAAAGACACAAAGTGCATAGTTTCCAAGTTACAGAAAAAGGCACACACAAATAATTGAAAAGGCGAAACACCTAAATGAAAAGCGGGCTCGAACACAAAACTAGCAGAAGCTCCTCAGCCAGCCCAGCTACACACGTTAACCGCACAGAGCCACAGGCGCAGCCAGCTGAACCTCCCGACCAAAACGTAATAGCTCAAACAAATTTAAGAGCGCACAAGTCTCCACACATGCATGAATCGGCACGGCAACTCACACGGTCGACTGATTTCTCAGGCGACTGTGCATTAGCAAATCCGAAAATAAAATTGTCACATGTGTATGAATACGTGTATACTCGTAGCTCTTAAGTCACTGACTCACGCGAAGAACTTAAAATACAACTGAGCAATTgaggtcgatcgatcgatcgaaagGACCCGAACCTCTTGAGCCATCTATTCCGTGGATCTGCATAGAAAAACTGCACGTTTTCCTAACTGAGGATGATGGCTACTCAATTTGAGGTTGATCGATCGAAAGGACCCGAACCTCTTAGCTAGACGAGCGAGACTGAACACAGGTACAGTAGATACATCACTCTCATTCAGCAGCGTGTGAATTGTCGAAACAattcacatgtttttttagattaACAGGTGAAACATCACCCTGGTGATCTGAGGTAGCAGTGCTCTTGCAGAAGAGTGATCCGAGACATCCATGCATTAACTTGTCCAAGAGGTCTTTGTGAGCCCGGAACAAGAGCCATTCAaaagtactccttccgtttttaaatacttgtcgtgattttaatGCAAATTTGCattaaaaccacgacaacTATTTATGAACTGAGGGATCAATGTTGAAACATTCAAAACTTCAAACTCTTTgtatcatgcatgcacgtacgtGTATAACTCAACACATCCACAAGTTTTATTTcagcaaaagagaaagaaaactcAATTCCCGTTATCTTAGTACGGCCAGTATGCCTGTCATACGACGTGGGATTGATTACCTTGTAACACAGGCAAACGTGATTCTTGAGACTTTTGTAGATCCCTCTGGTTGCTTTCTGcgattttcttgttttcttttcctttctttgaaAAGGCTCACTCGTCCCTACCAAGGCTTAATTTGACAACGAAGCCTGGCCGCCCCGTGATGCATGCAACCGTCGGGGCTTAACCATCACATGATTCACGCAGCGCAGGGCAGGGGGACGATGCCTCGGCCCTCGGCAAGCGAGCACAGTACCGTAGCTGCTCTGAACAGATCAAACCGACCAATAGGTTTATTATAGGAAACTGGGAAAGAACAGTAGAACAGATAACATAGTAGGCGTACAGTAGAAGAGTCGGGAAAAGAAAAGCGCCGACAGGGAGATGGACGGAAAAGATGTCAAAACGTCAGGTCGACCCCATCGCAACCGTCCACCAGGCTGCCTGGGCGTCGACTTGCTAGGCCCACGTGTGGTTACTTCGGGGCCCAGGTGCAGTCCGGTCGTCGTTGGCGTCGTGGGCCCCGGTCGGTGCCACGGCAGACACGTTCCCGAGCAGCGCAGCAGATTCCACGTCCCCGCCAAATGATTTGACGGCCGATGCGGCCGGCCCCAGATGATGCCTATCGAGTGCGCGCTGGAGGGAAGGTATCCCGTCCGCCGATCCTTCTATTTTTCTCCATTTAAGCGAGGCAAATTCCATAGCCAATAGGCGTTGCTcctttcctcttctcttctcttgtcCGACTCGTCCCGCCGGCCCTCCGCTTTCTCCACAAGCTTCCCCACCCTCACCACACCTATCGCCACGGTTATCTTCTTAATTCCTAGTCCCCATCTCTGCTATAATTGGTAAGGAGGAGCAGGGGATTGATCGGAACAGGAGGAGAAGGCTCTCTGTTTCTGACGGGATCAAGATCGGCAGGTAATCTCGAGCATATGATTCAGTACCTTAATCTCTGCCTCGTTGCTCTAGCTGTTTGCCAGTACTAGTGCGGCATTCCACGATTCGCGGTTTCCCCGTCCAAGATTAACTCGTGTTGGTTTGGGTACTCTAGAGACTACCACCAGCATCTTCAGTTCTTCAGGGTATATTGGGATCGTTGTTCGTTGCGCTGTTGAATAACCTTGCTCTGGCTGATTTAAGCACTTTAATTAGCTGCTGGCAGTCCGAAAATTTTGGCTACCGGGATCAGGATAAGTACGGTTAGCATTCAGTAAAAAGCCAAGCTGGATCCCCCTCAAGCTCGGTTGTCCTCCTGCATTAATCAGTGGGTCTCGTTACGGGCTCACCGGCCATATTTGACGGAGATTCATCTGACGAGCGATTGTGATGGTTAAACATATGGAGCAGAAAATTTGGACCATATATTATCTACATTCGTTTGCTAGAAAACATCCGTGTTGCTGTACTTTGGTTAATTTCATTTTGATGCAATGAAACTGGGCGTAATGCCCTTTGCTCTAAAAACAATCATAATCTAGACACGCCAATGTAGAGACAAGGGAACGTGCGACGAGTCGCATGTGGTAGAATCTAATTCGTCTGATATTACTCTACTATACTAAAGTAGGATGCGATTAGTGATTTGGAGAGCAACTCTTCTTGTCCTCTTGTCCACTCGTGGGGAGGATAAAGATGAAGGAACTTGTGGCAGCTGATTGATCAATCCGGAAAGCTAAATCAGGTCGCGCTAATTTAACAATGATGAGACGGCAAAGCTGGCCGCGACCCTGTTGTGCCATGTGTACTCGAGCTTGATTCTTTATTCATTGCCCCCACACCCGAAAGAACTTTGAGCCCGAGTTATCCCGTGGAAGCGGGAACCTTCCGCCTTTACACGTACTAGCGGATAGGCAACTATAGTTGTCGTGGCCGTGGTTTAGTCTGGGAGTAGATGGTTGCGAATTTGACCTCGTTGCCAGGACTCTCCGTGCTCCACAAGCTGACAGCGAAGGCGTTCTTGTACTGCAAGCGTATGCAAATGCCAGCCTTGATCAAGACATCAAGTGTGGTTTCTGCCGTTTGAGTTTGATCTATCGGTAGGAACAGGGGATCCCTAGCTTGTTGCCATCTCCGGGCCAAACAAGAGCGCTGGTCTCGGATCTCCCTTCCTTTCCAACCAATTACTGCTCCAAAGTATATCCCCATGATTGAAAGCTTCCCATGTTGATCCGATCCGATCTCACAATCTATAGGTTGGCAGTGGCCATAATAATCGATCCCACACTGTTTCTGCTCTGTTGATGCGCTGGCGTGCCGTTTTCCCGTGCGTTTTTCTTCCTATCATTATCTAGACAtttctgtcaaaaaaataaataaattatttctGTTGATAAAACGAAACGGGGACGAGGTGCCATCGAGCAGGGCCCTATCGACAGCGACAAGCAGCCCGCTGCATCAGGGAAATTTTAAAGATCGTGTGGCTGGCCAATTATTATCTCCGCTGGCGAAAAGATCCCAGCACGCTGACAAGTAGGACGGGGGGCCGTCGTCCGTTTCGTGCCGTCGTGCGTCTCGTGCCcgtttccttctctttttttagatGGAATGTGCCCGTTTGCTTCTGGCGGAACCGAAAAGTTGACCCCCGGATTATGCACACCGGATGACTTTCTTTTCCGGAAATTGAACTAGTCTGCCGCGTGGGGGCTCAAAAGATTTCTCCATACGTCTGTACGACTAGAGCAGCTTTCGTAGAATTGGTGATTACGCAGCTTCGGCGTGGTTTAATTTCCGTTTCCTTCCTTTTGCTCACCCACGGGCCCGGTTTTCACTTATTGCCATCTGTGTTTCTCCCGCAGCTCATCATAAAAACTGAAGGGCattggaggagaagggagAGCAAGGAAGTTCGCGAAGAATGGACGGCgaccacgcgccgccgccgctgtcggAGCGTGACGGCAGCTTCAACTACGACATAGAGAGcatggacggcggcgggtggcgcggcgccgcggcggcggggaggttCGGGTCGTCGGAGGCGCTGCTGCGGTACGACGACGGCGAAGGCCCGCgcgagccgctgctgcggAAGCGCACCATGAACACCACCTCCCAGATCGCCATCGTCGGCGCCAACGTCTTCCCCATCGAGAGCCTCGACTACGAGTAAGCGCCGCCACACGAACCCTCTCTTCAGTCTTCCCTTACACGCTACTGTTAATTTCCTTGGTCTCTCGAGTCTTTGGGAGCTCTGTTTATTATCTCTGGGATGGTCTTGATGAATCGTCCGTTTGGTTAGTTTATTGTTTGACTTGGCACAAGAAAATTAGCATCTTCTGGCGTCTTTGGAAGATGAAAACGTGATCCTTCAGAAAAGGGGGGAAAGCGTGATCCTTGATATGCCTTTTtgttaaacatttttttaaggagCTCAGATGCTGGCATCGAGGATAATATAAAAGTGGGGTTTGTCTTTGTACTGTCTCGTAAGTGCTGAATGGATTACTATTAGGATTTGGCAGAATGGCAGGTTCAAACAAGGCTAACGGATTACTATTAG contains:
- the LOC100832836 gene encoding uncharacterized protein LOC100832836, which produces MVNMAAAAPIRRRRRRFLLLLLLLSLTSSTSTAPYDPPTVPELMDRFGLPRALLPDTARRYLLHDDGSFELFLDDGCEVEVAGYSVLYGIKLSGAVAPGSVTGLEGVRVRVLFVWVPVTGVEVGGGVVTLRVGPVRKSFPVVGFKASPRCSTTGSAMAAAAADVVV
- the LOC100833148 gene encoding protein FAR1-RELATED SEQUENCE 11 isoform X2, with product MPAKSAFLLECGDPLEQRVSSSMEGTSSGEEEDEESPNKTSLSLETAAADDSAPYIGQRFLTHDEAYEFYSGFAKQCGFSIRRHRTEGKDGVGKGITRRYFVCHRAGNTPAKPFSDGAKPQRNRKSSRCGCQAYLRIGRDAGAGAPEWRVTGFSNHHNHELLPQDQQMMRIMELEKCVEPGSLPFTEKDVSNLILSFRRFDQEESIDLLRMCRILKENDPNFMYDFTKMNDRLEHIAWSYASSIQSYEIFGDAVIFDTNHRLTALDMALGIWIGLNNYGMPCFFGCALLREESVHSFAWALQVFLNFMNRKAPQTIMTDQNVYLKEAVEKELPNTKHALSIWLIAARFPSWFNSVLGKRYNDWKNEFYRLYNMENTIDFDLGWSDMVNCYGLHGDRHIATLFASRKHWALPYLRGYFSAGLTAIPEFSKSINAFVQQFMSAQTRISHFVEQVAIVVDDKDQAVGQQIMQENLQNISFKTAVPMEGHAAAVLTPFAFSKLHDELVAAAHYASFHLEGNAFLVRHCTKTEGGCSVTWNQSEELVSCSCQLFESSGILCRHALHVLTSLNYLQIPDHYLPVRWRRTQSRPPKSLSGIPDHGGASKRVKALQSMVSALVREAAKSDERMDIATQEVSVLLSRIRQQPVLVNISGDSVHRQQ
- the LOC100833148 gene encoding protein FAR1-RELATED SEQUENCE 11 isoform X1 produces the protein MPAKSAFLLECGDPLEQRVSSSMEGTSSGEEEDEESPNKTSLSLETAAADDSAPYIGQRFLTHDEAYEFYSGFAKQCGFSIRRHRTEGKDGVGKGITRRYFVCHRAGNTPAKPFSDGAKPQRNRKSSRCGCQAYLRIGRDAGAGAPEWRVTGFSNHHNHELLPQDQVRFLPAYRVISDSDRGRILMFAKSGISVQQMMRIMELEKCVEPGSLPFTEKDVSNLILSFRRFDQEESIDLLRMCRILKENDPNFMYDFTKMNDRLEHIAWSYASSIQSYEIFGDAVIFDTNHRLTALDMALGIWIGLNNYGMPCFFGCALLREESVHSFAWALQVFLNFMNRKAPQTIMTDQNVYLKEAVEKELPNTKHALSIWLIAARFPSWFNSVLGKRYNDWKNEFYRLYNMENTIDFDLGWSDMVNCYGLHGDRHIATLFASRKHWALPYLRGYFSAGLTAIPEFSKSINAFVQQFMSAQTRISHFVEQVAIVVDDKDQAVGQQIMQENLQNISFKTAVPMEGHAAAVLTPFAFSKLHDELVAAAHYASFHLEGNAFLVRHCTKTEGGCSVTWNQSEELVSCSCQLFESSGILCRHALHVLTSLNYLQIPDHYLPVRWRRTQSRPPKSLSGIPDHGGASKRVKALQSMVSALVREAAKSDERMDIATQEVSVLLSRIRQQPVLVNISGDSVHRQQ